The Thermococcus sp. 4557 genomic sequence AAAGGACTCGAAAGAAGAGGGAAGAACGAGAACCCCTGCTCGCGAGTATATTCCCGCCAGTTCCTCAGGGCTGTTGACCCTGCCAAAGAACCGGACCCTCGAACCGAGGCCGAGCTCAAGGGCCAGCCGCCGGTACTCATCAAGAAGATCCCCGTCCCCGACGACCCAGAGCTCCCACTCCGGAAACTCGGCTGAGAGCCTGGAGAACGCCCTGATCAGGAGATCGAGGTTCTTGAACCTGTGATACTTGCCAATCTGCCCAACGAAGAGAACCACTTTTTCCCCGGATCCACCCTTCTGAAAGGAGGAGCGCCCGGGAAGGTCGATTTTCGGGGGCGATATACCTGGATTGTAACCGAGTCCGCGCAGATGCTCCCAGACCGTTTTTGAAACGGCGATTATCTCTGCCCCGCGGAGGGTGAGCCTTTCCAGGGTCGCGGAGTATATTGAAGAAACGAGGTCAAGCAGCCTGGCGCCCTTCTTGAGTCCAACGGTGTGGTAAACTACAGTTACCGGAATTCCCCGGAGCTTCGCCAGGAAGGACGCCACATCGGCAGCGAAGGGAACCGGAGTGTGCGCAATAACCATGTCCGCATCCCGAATCATCGCGGCTGCCCTCAGGACGAACCGCAGGCTCAGGGGGGTGTTGGAGAGTATCACCCCTGGCCTAACGCGGTGAACCCGTATCCCCCCAACGTCCTCAACACCACCCTTCCCCCGGGTCATGCAGAGAACCTCGACCTCGTTCTCACCGGACAGCGCCCTGGCCATGTCGAGGGCGTATCTCTCCAGTCCGCCGCCCTCGGGATAGAAATAGGGAGAAACGATGAGGATCCTGCGCCGTCCCATCAATGCTCCCCCTTCAGCATGTAGATGCTGACGAAGAACGAGAAGAATATCACCGACAGCCCCAGGGTCGTTAGGGTGAGCACTAGGACGGCCTCCCTGAGCATGAAGAGGGCCCCGTAACCGGACGAGCTCCACTCCATGAAGATATAAATTCCCAGGAGCACGCCGACGATGAACATCAGGCCGCCAACGAGCAGCCCCTCCTCGAGTATGGAGTACCTCATGAAGAACCTCGTCAGACGGGTGGGCTCGTCGAGACCCTCTTTAACGGCGTAGACCCTGGCTGAGATTCCAAACCCAAGTATCTGGAAGCCAAGCAGGGTCAGTGCGCTACCGAGGATCAGGGTGTGAAGCCTCTCCGACCTGATGAAGTAAGCGTACCCCATCAGGACAACTCCAGCCAGCATGAAAACTACTGCTGGAAGGAGGAAGAGGTACGAGGGGGAATAGAGGAGCATGAGCCTCAGGTGCCTCCATCCATCCCTAAAGGAGCTGAGCTTGGATTCCCCAATTCTCGGGTGGTACTTTATCGGAACCTCCACCGTACGAAGGCCTCTCTTTGCAGCCTCGATCACCATCTCGCTGGCGAACTCCATCCCCTTGCACTGGAGGGGGAGTTTTTCAAGGGCGTCCCTTCGTATCGCCCTCATGCCGCAGTGGGCATCGCTTATGCCCGCCTTGAAGAGGAAGTTGAGTATCCACGTGAGGAGGGGGTTCCCAATGCGTCTGTGGAGCCACGGCATGGCCCCATCGTCCATCTCCCCCTTAAGGCGAGTCCCCATGACGAAGTCCGCTTCCCCTCTGAAGAGGGGTTCCAGGAGCTTCGGGATGTCCTCGGGGTCGTAACTACCGTCGGGATCCATCATCACGATGAACCTGCCCCGAGCGTTTCTGAAACCCGTCAGGTATGCATCGCCGTAGCCCTTCCCCTCCTGCCTTATCACGCGCGCCCCCATGGATTTCGCTATCTCCGGCGTCCTGTCTGTGCTCTTATCAACGACCACGATCTCATAGGGAACGCCCATCCTTTCGAGGACATCCTTTATACGGGGCAGCATTATGGATATTGCCTCTTCCTCGTTCATGGTGGGCAGTACTACCGTTATCTCAGGCTCCATTGGCAACACCTTTGTAATACCTTTCAAGCTGATTTGCAACGTTGTCCCAGTCATATCCGCGGGCGTATGAAACGGAAGGACGCCTCATGCGGTGAGAGTCCTCCCACACTAATAAGAGTTTCCTTGCAAAGTCCACGGGGGTAGGGTCACTGACGTGACCATTTCTTCCCGCGATGATGAGGTCGGCGGAGGCGTTCATTGGGGCACTGACAACGACCGCCGGAACGCCGGCAGCGTTGGCCTCCAGCACGGCTATCCCGAATCCCTCCCTGATGGAAGGGAACGCAAAGACCCGTGAGGATTTGACGACGGAAACTACCTCCTCAAAACTCGGAAGAAAGCCGAGGAAGTCCACGTTCTTCTCAACCCCCAGTTCGCGGGCCATCCGCTCAAGCTCTCCCCTCATGGGACCGTCCCCCACGATTCCAACCCGGAACAAGGGAACGTCACGCAGTATTATGCGCAGAGCCTCGAGGAGGAGCCCCACGTTCTTGTGCTCGATGAGGCGACCAACGAAGACCGCGTCGTACCGCAGTTCGGGATGGGGCTCAACCGAGCGTATGAGGCCGAAGTCTATGCCGTTGGGAACGAAGCCAAAGTTAAGCCTCGCCAGCTCCTTCAGCCTGTCCAGCGTGTGCATGGAAACGGCGAGGTGATTCTCAGTCAGCCGCAGGAGGTTCCTCTCAATGGCCCTCCCCACCGAAGACCCCACAGGAATGTATTCCCCCCAGTAGTCGCCCCAGTACTCGTGCCAGGTTACAACGAAGGCCGCCGAGTCCCCGAACCTCAGACGGGACGGGTATGCGTGAAGGTAAGGAAACTCCTGGCAGTCCACCACATCGTACGAGTCAACCTCCCCCATGAGCACCCTCAGGGAAAATTGCAAGGCCTCGAGGGGACTCCTTACACCGCCCCTGTACAGCTCAACGGGCTTCCCCAGGCCGTGGATCGTTATCCCATCCCGCTCAATAGTCCCCCTACCCCCCCACCATCCAAAGGTGTACCAGTGAACCTCGTGCTTCCTGGCCAGCCGCTTCCCAAGTTCGTAGAGCCTTCGCTCCACGCCTCCCTTGACCTCGGGGTAGAGGGCATCGTAGATGAACGCTATCCTCATTCCGGACTCTCCCCACTAGAGCTAGTAACCCACCCAATTTAAAAATATCCCCTCACACGATGAAAACACAATACTTTTTAATACTCCAGCCGAAGGTATCCCCGTGGGGATTCAGGTGGATGCGCCAAAAACCAAGGAGCCCCGGGTCGGCCCGGGGGACCTTATAAAAACAAGGTATCTTCTTCCCGGTATAATACTCCTAGCCCTCACGCTCCGTCTGATACCCCTGAGGTTCAGCTACTTTCTGGGCTACGACACATATTTCCATGCGGCATACGTCGAGTACTCCACCGCCCTCGGGAGCTGGGTAAACTTCTTTCCCTACGCCAACGCTCCCTGGGGAATGCTGATTGACCAGTTCCATCCGAAGGGGTTCTGGATGCCGCCCCTT encodes the following:
- a CDS encoding glycosyltransferase family 4 protein, whose product is MGRRRILIVSPYFYPEGGGLERYALDMARALSGENEVEVLCMTRGKGGVEDVGGIRVHRVRPGVILSNTPLSLRFVLRAAAMIRDADMVIAHTPVPFAADVASFLAKLRGIPVTVVYHTVGLKKGARLLDLVSSIYSATLERLTLRGAEIIAVSKTVWEHLRGLGYNPGISPPKIDLPGRSSFQKGGSGEKVVLFVGQIGKYHRFKNLDLLIRAFSRLSAEFPEWELWVVGDGDLLDEYRRLALELGLGSRVRFFGRVNSPEELAGIYSRAGVLVLPSSFESFGMVVAEALAFGVPVIVSPNVGAKFLVESGRNGFVLEDLSVSALVDAMRWVMDNPKLLRKMSILARVGFEYRPDI
- a CDS encoding glycosyltransferase family 2 protein: MEPEITVVLPTMNEEEAISIMLPRIKDVLERMGVPYEIVVVDKSTDRTPEIAKSMGARVIRQEGKGYGDAYLTGFRNARGRFIVMMDPDGSYDPEDIPKLLEPLFRGEADFVMGTRLKGEMDDGAMPWLHRRIGNPLLTWILNFLFKAGISDAHCGMRAIRRDALEKLPLQCKGMEFASEMVIEAAKRGLRTVEVPIKYHPRIGESKLSSFRDGWRHLRLMLLYSPSYLFLLPAVVFMLAGVVLMGYAYFIRSERLHTLILGSALTLLGFQILGFGISARVYAVKEGLDEPTRLTRFFMRYSILEEGLLVGGLMFIVGVLLGIYIFMEWSSSGYGALFMLREAVLVLTLTTLGLSVIFFSFFVSIYMLKGEH
- a CDS encoding glycosyltransferase family 4 protein, which gives rise to MRIAFIYDALYPEVKGGVERRLYELGKRLARKHEVHWYTFGWWGGRGTIERDGITIHGLGKPVELYRGGVRSPLEALQFSLRVLMGEVDSYDVVDCQEFPYLHAYPSRLRFGDSAAFVVTWHEYWGDYWGEYIPVGSSVGRAIERNLLRLTENHLAVSMHTLDRLKELARLNFGFVPNGIDFGLIRSVEPHPELRYDAVFVGRLIEHKNVGLLLEALRIILRDVPLFRVGIVGDGPMRGELERMARELGVEKNVDFLGFLPSFEEVVSVVKSSRVFAFPSIREGFGIAVLEANAAGVPAVVVSAPMNASADLIIAGRNGHVSDPTPVDFARKLLLVWEDSHRMRRPSVSYARGYDWDNVANQLERYYKGVANGA